A region of Lycium barbarum isolate Lr01 chromosome 3, ASM1917538v2, whole genome shotgun sequence DNA encodes the following proteins:
- the LOC132633328 gene encoding uncharacterized protein LOC132633328 has protein sequence MAELCLMSQTVEEIVKKPRLSCSNSVDLTLRLPDHILHSIFSYLTSQDLVNVHLVSKNWHRNTPSYFAFNFDESLFLENVPSTPLRIIHETHNKFLDWIRSSLETSKSKLNKAEKRVLRTLFYFHENIYDIMRLMDENDFHEVYLRFEYFYYSSPYIFQLKSTCLTVLHLTACALDENVFHDEAKFTSLQEVKLDDVRVSGETLSKFISKCPNIRELSLEGCKFLYFIVLPKLDRLEKLYVNNPHIHHHPISNIEVVAPSLQVFHWAYCNRIKVAVRMNIRACRMLRELHLDCWKFPEGLDHEHFCSDFPHLETLYLGPCETLKRVKISSSSLRNLTLMFTQLYNYNYSRKSVVSAPNLCYFHYVGRTFKSSLAPSDTPKLLEKNCISLVPHIEKINRAWFLQLRSHLKKISNHIGLVLVIREETSFSDLGKRGHKLWSIPIGRAPTQLLPHIKNLKLDIKLKVPEESHGCLVKYIIDNLLLMSQPNALTLSMPASYTEFALGVCNQLFISRRESNCCTDTQDKCWRHFLKDFVVKEQVSDDKDKMKKLSFVFTWQFFS, from the exons ATGGCTGAGCTCTGCCTCATGTCTCAAACAGTTGAAGAAATCGTTAAGAAACCAAGACTTTCTTGTTCTAATTCGGTGGATCTAACGTTGCGATTGCCCGATCATATTCTCCATTCGATATTTTCCTACCTTACATCTCAAGACCTAGTTAATGTCCACCTTGTTTCCAAGAATTGGCATCGTAACACCCCATCATATTTCGCTTTCAACTTTGACGAATCTCTTTTCCTTGAAAATGTTCCATCTACGCCCCTTCGCATTATACATGAAACACATAACAAGTTCTTGGACTGGATCCGTTCTTCTCTGGAGACTTCTAAAAGTAAGTTAAACAAGGCTGAGAAAAGAGTACTGCGGACTCTAttttattttcatgagaataTCTACGATATAATGAGATTGATGGACGAAAATGATTTCCATGAGGTGTACTTGAGATTTGAGTATTTTTATTACTCGTCGCCCTATatttttcaattaaagtcaacatGCCTCACAGTTCTTCATCTAACTGCATGCGCACTTGATGAAAACGTGTTCCACGATGAAGCAAAATTTACTTCTTTGCAGGAGGTAAAATTGGACGACGTTAGGGTAAGTGGAGAAACTCTATCCAAGTTTATTAGTAAGTGTCCAAATATTAGAGAATTGAGTTTGGAGGGTTGCAAGTTTCTATATTTTATAGTACTACCTAAATTAGACCGTTTGGAGAAGCTTTATGTGAACAATCCGCATATTCATCATCATCCTATTAGTAACATAGAAGTTGTTGCCCCAAGTTTACAAGTCTTCCATTGGGCTTACTGTAATAGAATCAAAGTTGCGGTTCGTATGAATATCCGTGCTTGTAGAATGTTGCGGGAACTTCACTTGGATTGTTGGAAATTTCCTGAGGGTCTTGATCATGAACACTTCTGTTCAGATTTTCCTCATCTTGAAACTTTGTACCTTGGCCCTTGTGAGACATTGAAGCGTGTCAAAATTTCAAGTTCATCACTCAGAAACTTGACCTTAATGTTCACACAGCtgtataattataattattcAAGAAAGAGTGTAGTTTCGGCTCCCAATTTATGTTATTTCCATTATGTTGGTAGAACATTTAAATCATCTTTAGCTCCAAGTGATACACCAAAGCTTTTAGAGAAAAACTGCATTTCTTTGGTTCCTCATATTGAGAAAATCAATAGAGCTTGGTTCCTCCAACTGAGAAGTCATCTTAAAAAGATTAGCAACCATATTGGATTGGTCTTAGTCATTCGTGAAGAG ACAAGTTTTTCTGATCTGGGCAAACGAGGACATAAATTGTGGAGCATACCAATTGGACGAGCTCCAACACAATTGCTACCTCATATCAAAAACTTAAAGCTAGACATAAAGCTCAAAGTTCCAGAGGAATCCCATGGGTGCTTGGTGAAATATATAATTGACAACTTACTTTTGATGTCCCAACCAAATGCATTGACTCTATCAATGCCAGCTAGTTATACTGAATTTGCACTT GGAGTCTGCAACCAGTTATTCATAAGCAGAAGGGAAAGCAATTGTTGCACGGATACTCAGGACAAGTGCTGGCGCCATTTCCTAAAAGATTTTGTGGTTAAGGAACAAGTTAGTGATGATAAAGACAAGATGAAGAAGCTCAGTTTCGTATTTACTTGGCAATTCTTTAGTTAG
- the LOC132633326 gene encoding cytochrome P450 734A1-like: protein METAFHWLCLLTFSYVLLLFAQKAFIHLWWTPKRIQKHFKNQGITGPKYHFLFGNLKEIASFTTSSWPSSFISHDILPRVLPFYHHWKKIYGSTFVIWFGPTARVTISDPALIRDIFVLKSDNFEKNESPALVKKLEGDGLLSLKGEKWAHHRKIITPTFYIENLKLMIPMMGKRMTEMLDKWSKMSNTSGKVEIEVSEMFSTLAEDVITRIVFGNSYEDGRAIFELQAQQMVYATEAYQKVFIPGYRFLPTKKNRISWRLDKEVRKSLMKLIEERRKISTHQLLSDECPNDLLEVMIKATTSHEYRNSSNITVNDIVEECKTIFFAGKHTTSNLLTWTTILLAVHPQWQELAREEVLRVCGARDIPSKDDLAKLKTLGMIINESVRLYPPAVAAIRRAKIDTQLGDFSLPQGTELLIPIIAIHHDPVLWGQDANEFNPARFSRGVAQAAKHPMAFMPFGLGARRCVGQNLAVLQAKLAIAMILQRFSFDLSPSYQHAPTILMLLCPQHGAPIIFQKL from the exons ATGGAAACCGCCTTTCACTGGTTGTGCCTTCTTACATTTTCCTATGTGTTACTATTGTTTGCACAAAAGGCGTTCATTCATCTCTGGTGGACACCAAAAAGAATTCAAAAACACTTCAAGAATCAAGGAATCACAGGTCCCAAATACCATTTTTTGTTCGGTAACCTCAAAGAGATTGCAAGTTTCACTACTTCATCTTGGCCTTCGTCTTTTATCTCCCATGACATTCTTCCTAGAGTTCTTCCCTTTTACCATCATTGGAAGAAAATCTATG GTTCAACATTTGTTATATGGTTTGGACCAACGGCTCGTGTCACCATATCTGATCCAGCTCTCATTAGGGATATATTCGTCCTGAAATCAGACAACTTTGAGAAAAATGAATCACCAGCGCTTGTGAAGAAGCTCGAAGGTGATGGTTTGCTTAGTCTCAAAGGAGAAAAATGGGCTCACCATCGGAAGATTATTACACCCACATTTTACATAGAAAATCTCAAG TTAATGATTCCCATGATGGGGAAGCGTATGACGGAGATGTTGGACAAATGGTCAAAAATGTCAAACACCAGTGGAAAAGTGGAAATCGAAGTATCAGAAATGTTCTCCACATTGGCAGAAGATGTCATTACGCGTATTGTGTTTGGAAACAGCTACGAAGATGGAAGAGCCATCTTCGAATTACAAGCACAACAAATGGTTTACGCCACTGAAGCATATCAAAAAGTTTTCATCCCTGGATACAG GTTCTTGCCCACTAAAAAGAATAGAATTTCTTGGAGATTGGATAAAGAGGTACGAAAATCTTTGATGAAACTGattgaagaaagaagaaaaatatcGACTCATCAGTTGTTGTCAGACGAATGTCCAAATGATTTATTGGAAGTAATGATCAAAGCTACAACAAGTCATGAATATAGAAATAGTTCAAACATCACAGTTAATGACATTGTCGAGGAATGCAAGACCATCTTCTTTGCCGGCAAACATACGACGTCGAATTTGTTGACGTGGACGACAATCCTATTGGCCGTGCATCCTCAGTGGCAGGAACTAGCACGTGAGGAGGTTTTGCGTGTCTGTGGAGCACGTGATATCCCCTCTAAAGACGATCTTGCTAAGCTTAAGACG CTCGGAATGATAATTAACGAATCCGTCCGGCTATATCCACCTGCAGTGGCAGCAATTAGACGTGCCAAAATTGACACACAACTAGGGGATTTCTCATTACCCCAAGGGACAGAGCTCCTAATACCAATTATAGCAATTCATCACGATCCAGTACTATGGGGACAAGACGCTAACGAATTTAATCCCGCAAGATTTAGTCGAGGTGTGGCACAAGCAGCAAAACACCCCATGGCATTCATGCCATTTGGCCTTGGTGCCCGACGATGCGTCGGCCAAAATTTAGCAGTGTTGCAAGCTAAATTAGCAATAGCTATGATCTTGCAGCGGTTTTCCTTCGATCTTTCTCCAAGTTACCAACATGCTCCTACTATTTTGATGCTCTTATGTCCACAACATGGTGCTCCAATTATCTTCCAAAAGTTGTAG